CCAGCGACTGCGTGAGCACCGCCCCGCCTTGGCCGTCCTGCAATGCCGGCACCAGGCTCTGCGGGTTGGTGGCGCGGTAGGCCGGAGCGTGCTGCTGGCCACCGCCTGCGAGCAGATGCACCGGCACGGTCTCATAGGGCAGGCCCTTGAGCGCCAGCGCGATGCGCACCCGGTAGGCGGCGGAGCTGCGGAAATAGGAATAAAGCTTGAGCATGACAGGAGCGCTTGCGTCAGTTGAGTAAATGCACCAGCCACAGCGACAGGCCGGGCACCAGCACCAGCACTGCGGTGCGCAGCAGGTCGGACACGATGAAGGGCACGGTGCCGCGGTAGGTTTCCTTCATGGGCACGTCGCGCGCCAGGCTGTTGATGATGAACAGATTCATGCCCACGGGCGGCGTGATCAGGCCGATCTCCACCACCATCAGCGCCAGCACGCCGAACCAAATGGCCTTGTCGGTGGGGTTCAGGCCCCAGTAGTCCATGCCCATGACGATGGGCAGAAAAATCGGGATGGTCAGCAGGATCATGGACAGGCTGTCCATCACGCAGCCCAGCACCAGGTAGATCACGATAATGGCCAGCAGCACCAGCATGGGCGACAGGCCGGCGGTCAAGACCCACTGCGCCACTGCCGTGGGCATCTGCGACAGGGCAAAGAAGGCATTGAGCAGGTCGGCACCCAGCAGGATCAGGAAGATCATGGCCGTGGCAGAGGCGGTATCGAAAGCCGCCTGTGTCAGGCCCTTCCAGGTCAGCTCGCGGGTAATGACAGCCAGCGCGCCGGTAGCCATGGTGCCGATGGCCGCCGCCTCGGTGGGCGTAAAGATGCCGCCGTAGATGCCGCCGATCACGGTGACGAACACCGCCACGATGGGCCAGACCTGGCGCACCGTCTTCCAGCGCTCGGGCCAGCTCATGCGTGGCGCTGCCGGGCCACTGCCGGGCACCACGCGCACATAGATGGCAATGGCCACCATGTAGCCGGCCATGGCCAGCAAGCCCGGCAGCAGTGCGGCCATGAACATGGCAGCTACGTTTTGCTCGGCCAGCACAGCGTAGATGACCAGCACCACCGAGGGCGGAATCAGGATGCCCAGAGTGCCGCCGGCGGCTAGGGCACCCGTGGCCAGGGCCGGCGAATACTGGTAGCGGCGCAGTTCGGGCAGCGCCACCTGGCCCATGGTGGCCGCCGTGGCCAGCGACGAACCGCAGATCGCGCCAAAGCCGGCGCAGGCGCCCACGGCGCTCATGGCCACGCCGCCACGCCAGTGGCCCAGAAAGGCGTTGGTCGCCTGGAACAAGCGACGCGACAGCCCCCCGCGCGAGGCGATATTGCCCATCAGCAGAAACAGTGGCACGACCGACAGGTCATAGACCGAGTAGCGCGCAAAAGCCATCGTCTTGACGTAGCTGCCCAGCGGCCCCCAGCCCGACACCATGGCATAGCCCAGGCCGCCAGCCACCAGCATGGCCATGGCGATGTGTACGCGCAGCACCAGCAGCACCAGCACCAGCGCGCCCATCAGGAAGCCAATCGTCACCCCGCTCATGCCAGCCCCCGCAGGATCTGCTGACGGCCCCAGGCGGTGTAGAGCGCGCACAGCGACAGCAGCGCAAAGCCCGGCGCGATGGTCAGGTGCGCCCACCACTGGGGCCAGCCCAGGATCATGGAGGTCTCGCCCGACAGATAGGTATCCCAGGCGCCGACGGCACTGCGCCAGGTCAGCCAGGCTGCGACCACAGCCAGCAGCAGGGCGGCCAGCAGATCGAGCACGGCGCGCAGGCGCGGGCCAGCGTTGTGCGTGAAAAAATCCACGATGACATGGGCGTTCTTCATCTGCGCGTAGGGCAGGAAGGACGAGATGGCCAGCGAGCAGGCGACCTGCACCATTTCCACGTCGCCCATCAGGGGCGAATCGAACAGCGCGCGGCCCAGGACGCTCCAGGTGGACAGCAAGCATACGAGCGCGAGCAGCACGACGCCGCCCAGGGCCGACAGTTG
This portion of the Melaminivora jejuensis genome encodes:
- a CDS encoding TRAP transporter large permease; protein product: MSGVTIGFLMGALVLVLLVLRVHIAMAMLVAGGLGYAMVSGWGPLGSYVKTMAFARYSVYDLSVVPLFLLMGNIASRGGLSRRLFQATNAFLGHWRGGVAMSAVGACAGFGAICGSSLATAATMGQVALPELRRYQYSPALATGALAAGGTLGILIPPSVVLVIYAVLAEQNVAAMFMAALLPGLLAMAGYMVAIAIYVRVVPGSGPAAPRMSWPERWKTVRQVWPIVAVFVTVIGGIYGGIFTPTEAAAIGTMATGALAVITRELTWKGLTQAAFDTASATAMIFLILLGADLLNAFFALSQMPTAVAQWVLTAGLSPMLVLLAIIVIYLVLGCVMDSLSMILLTIPIFLPIVMGMDYWGLNPTDKAIWFGVLALMVVEIGLITPPVGMNLFIINSLARDVPMKETYRGTVPFIVSDLLRTAVLVLVPGLSLWLVHLLN
- a CDS encoding TRAP transporter small permease produces the protein MAEVFTAPDEGVPPPAAPQDALGRFLLAWAQLSALGGVVLLALVCLLSTWSVLGRALFDSPLMGDVEMVQVACSLAISSFLPYAQMKNAHVIVDFFTHNAGPRLRAVLDLLAALLLAVVAAWLTWRSAVGAWDTYLSGETSMILGWPQWWAHLTIAPGFALLSLCALYTAWGRQQILRGLA